One genomic region from Pyxicephalus adspersus chromosome 1, UCB_Pads_2.0, whole genome shotgun sequence encodes:
- the EIF2S3 gene encoding eukaryotic translation initiation factor 2 subunit 3, whose amino-acid sequence MAGDEPGVTLGQPHLSKQDLSTLDVTKLTPLSPEIISRQATINIGTIGHVAHGKSTVVKAISGVHTVRFKNELERNITIKLGYANAKIYKLDDPSCPRPECYRSCGSSTPDEFPTDLPNTKGNFKLVRHVSFVDCPGHDILMATMLNGAAVMDAALLLIAGNESCPQPQTSEHLAAIEIMKLKHILILQNKIDLVKESQAKEQYEQILAFVQGTVAEGAPIIPISAQLKYNIEVVCEYIVKKIPVPLRDFTSEPRLIGHLSCKLLAQVTNNATLGPVQKLSKNEVLMVNIGSLSTGGRVSAVKADLGKIVLTNPVCTEVGEKIALSRRVEKHWRLIGWGQIRRGVTIKPTVDDD is encoded by the exons ATGGCGGGCGACGAGCCGGGAGTGACTCTTGGGCAGCCTCATTTATCCAAGCAGGATTTGTCCACTTTG gatGTTACAAAGTTGACTCCTCTTTCACCAGAAATCATCAGCAGACAAGCGACAATCAACATag GCACTATTGGTCATGTAGCCCATGGAAAATCAACAGTAGTTAAAGCCATCTCTGGAGTACACACTGTCCGGTTTAAGAATGAGCTGGAGAGGAATATCACCATCAAACTTGGTTATGCCAACGCTAAG ATTTACAAACTTGATGACCCAAGCTGTCCTCGGCCTGAGTGCTATCGCTCCTGTGGCAGCAGCACTCCTGATGAATTTCCAACAGATTTGCCCAACACAAAGGGAAATTTTAAATTAGTAag ACATGTATCCTTTGTGGATTGCCCAGGCCACGACATTTTGATGGCAACTATGCTGAACGGTGCAGCTGTTATGGATGCCGCATTGTTGTTAATAG CTGGCAATGAATCCTGTCCACAACCCCAGACATCTGAGCATTTGGCGGCTATCGAAATCATGAAATTAAAACACAttctaattttacaaaataagatCGATCTGGTGAAAGAAAGTCAAGCCAAGGAACAGTATGAGCAAATTCTTGCTTTTGTACAAG gtACAGTTGCAGAGGGGGCTCCTATCATTCCAATATCGGCTCAGCTGAAATACAATATTGAAGTAGTCTgtgaatatattgtaaaaaaaatccctgtgcCTCTGCGAGACTTTACCTCTGAGCCCAGACTTATCG GGCATTTATCATGCAAATTACTGGCACAAGTCACAAACAATGCAACCCTTGGTCCT GTGCAAAAACTGTCTAAGAATGAGGTTCTGATGGTCAACATTGGTTCCCTGTCCACTGGAGGCCGTGTTAGTGCTGTGAAAGCTGATTTAGGAAAGATTGTGCTCACAAACCCTGTGTGCACTGAAGTAGGAGAGAAAATCGCTCTCAGCAGAAGAGTTGAAAAACATTGGCG tttGATTGGCTGGGGTCAAATAAGAAGAGGCGTGACTATAAAACCGACTGTAGATGACGACTAA